The sequence AAGATGAAAAAGATTTTTTAGCTTATAAACAACAAACATCATTAGACAAATTCGAAAAAAAATATAAAGAAATGCAACAAGGTGTTACAACATTAAAAGTCTACTATGAAGATTTAAATGTAGATCAAAATAAGCTTTTAAAATTTGAGAGTTTGGCAAGACAATATAAAAAAGATTTTGACCATGTGGTCAGTTTACAAAGAGAAATTGGATTACACCCAAAAGATGCGCTGTATGGTGAGCTTAGAGCCGCTGTGCACTCTGTTGAAGAGTTACTTAATGAATATAAAACTTATCAATTGCTCTCTGGTATGCTGCAATTAAGAAGAAATGAAAAAGACTTCATGTTGAGAAGTGATTTAAAATACTTAGCTAAATTTGAAAAAAACATCATACAATTGGAGCAAGATGTTTCTTCATCGGCTTTATCTGAGCAAATTAAATCAGATATCAAATCTATGTTAGTCATTTATCAAAATAAATTTATATTGTTAGTTAATAAAAGTGAAGAGCTTGGTTTATCTATGGAGTTAGGTGCACTAGGTAAAATGCGTAAATCAATTAAAAGCACTGATGCGATGTTTGAAAAAATGCTCAGTGAAGCAAAAGAAATGACTGAATCAACATCTAGTAGCGCTAAAGTTACGGCTTTTACTGTATTTGGTATATCCCTTCTAATTGTGATGAGTCTAGTTTACCTCACCAGTAGTTCTATCATAATCCCTATAAATGAAGTGTGTGAAACAATTCATAAAATTAGAGAACGAAATGATTTATCTTTATCAATAGTTGAAAAAGGCCAAGATGAAGTATCGGCTATGACCCATGATTTTAATGGTTTAATTTGTGACTTTAAAACCCTTATATTTGAAGTCAATTCTGCTCTTTCAACTTTAAATGCAGCAACAGAAGACTTAGCAGAAACTACTTCGGCAACCAGTGATGGTATGCAAGACCAGTTACATGAAGCTGATATGGTCGCAACAGCCGCAACACAAATGCAGGCCACAATACAAGATATATCACATAATACGGAAGCAGCTGCAAACAAAGCAGAATCAACTAATGTAAGTGCCTTAGAGGGGCGTAGTGAAGTAGATTCAACTGTGGCACGTATCTCTGAGCTATCGACTTCTTTAGGCGGCGCATCTGAAGTGGTATCCCAGTTAGAAAAAGATGGTGAAACTATAGGCTCGGTATTAGATGTTATTAGAGGTATCGCAGAACAGACTAATTTACTGGCTTTAAATGCAGCAATAGAGGCAGCCAGGGCAGGGGAGCAAGGACGAGGTTTTGCTGTGGTAGCTGATGAAGTGAGATCATTAGCGCAAAGAACACAAGAGTCCACTCAAGAGATAGAGAGTATTATAAGCACGTTACAGCAAAGAACACAGCAAGTGGTATCCTTGATGCAGCAATGTCGCCAACAAGGTGATGCAAGCTCTGCTCAAGCAACTAAGGCGGGTGAATTATTACAATCAATTACTGAAGATGTGCAAAATATTATGGATATGAGCACTCAAATTGCGACTGCAATTGATGAGCAAAACTTAGTTGCTTCTGAAGTGAATAAAAATGTGGTGAAAATTCGTGATATAGCAGAGCAAGCAACAGAACATGCCAGTAAAAACGCACACACAAGTGAGGAAGTTTCTGAACAAGCCAGAGTATTACACGGAGCGATAGCTAAGTTTAAAGTATAAAACCTGCTGCGCAGTTTTTATTATTGGATCCTAATTGGGATAATTTGATCTCGGCTGGCATTGTGTTTTGTCAGTCGGTCTAAATATTTTTGCCAAAGACTATTTTGGTTTAATTGTAAATATTCTAAGTATTGCCAGCTATATATGCCTGAATCATGGCCGTCATCAAATATAAGTTTCACGGCATAATGACCCACAGCTTCGATTTTATTTATTTTCACCTGCTTTTTATTTGTAACTAACTTCATCTCCTCTTTGCCATGACCTTGTACTTCAGCTGATGGTGAATGTACACGTAGAAACTCAGTACTAAAATGAGATTGTGTTATTTCATTCGATGTATTTTTAAAATAGACATCCAGTAATTTAGTTTTTTTATGATAATGAAATTTAGTGACTAATATAGACATATAAATTTTCTCCGCAGTTGTATTAAAGCCACTACGTGGCGGAAGATTTAACTAAAGGGATATATAGTTAATTAGTTTACATCAAAAAAATAGGCATGATTGATTCATGCCTATTTCGTTTTATGTTTTGCTACGCAGTTGCCTTAAATAGACCTGCGTAGCAAAGGTATTATAGAATAAAGCGGCTTAAATCTTCATTCTCAACTAAACTACCTAAGAATTTCTCTACGTACTTAGCATCAACTGTTAGTTGCTCACCTGCTTTTTCAGAAGCATCATATGATACTTCTTCCATTAAGCGTTCCATCACAGTATGAAGACGACGTGCGCCAATGTTTTCGGTCTTTTCATTTACGCGCCATGCTGATTCTGCAATCGCTGTAATTGACTCTTCAGTAAACTCAACATTAACTCCTTCAGTACCTAATAACGCAACGTATTGCTCTGTAAGAGATGCATGAGGTTCAGTTAAAATGCGTTCAAAATCTTTAGCACCTAAAGCTTCTAGTTCTACACGGATTGGTAAACGACCTTGAAGCTCTGGAATTAAATCAGATGGCTTAGACATTTGGAAAGCACCTGAGGTAATAAATAACATATGATCAGTTTTAACCATACCGTGTTTAGTGCTAACAGTCGTTCCTTCAACTAAAGGTAATAAGTCACGTTGTACACCTTCACGGCTTACATCTGGACCTGAAGATTCACCGCGTTTACAGATTTTGTCCATTTCATCAATGAATACAATACCGTTTTGCTCAACAGCCTGAATCGCTTTTTCTTTAAGATCTTCTGGGTTTACTAATTTTGCAGCTTCTTCTTCAATTAACAGTTTAAAGGCTTCTTTAATCTTTAATTTACGAGAAGATTTTTTCTCATTCGACATGTTTTGGAACATGCTTTGTAATTGATTTGTCATGTCTTCCATGCCTGGAGGCGCCATGATTTCAACGCCAACTGGAGACTGTGAAATATCAATATCAATTTCTTTATCATCTAACTTGCCTTCACGTAATTTTTTACGGAAAACTTGTCTTGTAGATGAGTTATCAGCAGGCTCTGTTTCACCAAATGTATTTTTTGCTGGCGGTAATAAGGCATCTAAAATACGTTCTTCAGCGGCTTCTTCAGCGCGATGTTTCACTTTTTTAGTTTCTAACTCACGAGTTAGTTTAATTGAGATGTCAGCAAGATCGCGAATGATCGTTTCAACTTCTTTACCAACATAACCTACTTCAGTAAATTTAGTTGCTTCAACTTTAATGAAAGGTGCATTTGCTAATTTAGCTAAACGACGTGCAATTTCAGTTTTACCAACACCCGTTGGACCTATCATCAGTATATTTTTAGGCGTTACTTCAGCTCTAAAATCTTCGTCAAGTTGCATTCTGCGCCAGCGGTTTCTTAATGCGATAGCAACTGCTTTTTTTGCATTTTTTTGACCAATAATATGTTGGTCTAATTCATGAACAATTTCTCTTGGCGTCATAGCTGACATAATAATTCCTATTATAATTCTTCGATAGTATGGTTATGATTAGTAAATACACAAATGTCGCCTGCTATTTTTAGGCTTTTTTCTGCAATTTCTCTTGCAGAAAGTTCTGTATTTTCTAATAGTGCGGTTGCTGCAGATTGTGCAAATGCACCACCACTACCAATTGCAATTAAATCATTTTCAGGCTGAATGACATCACCATTACCTGTAATGATAAGAGAAGCCGTTTCATCAGCTACTGCTAATAACGCTTCTAATTTACGTAACATTTTATCTGAACGCCAGTCTTTTGCCATTTCGACAGCTGCACGTGTTAAATGACCTTGATGCATTTCAAGTTTACTTTCAAATTTTTCAAATAATGTAAATGCGTCGGCGGTTCCGCCAGCAAAGCCCGCTATTACTTTATCGTTATATAGGCGACGTACTTTACGTGCATTGCCTTTCATCACTGTATTACCAAGTGAAACTTGGCCATCACCAGCGATCACAACTTTATCGCCGCGACGAACTGAAACAATTGTAGTCATGTTAATCTCTTTTTATTACGTGATCACATAGCAGCGGTTGCTGCTTTGTATTTATGTCTTTTAGTCTTTAATGACTAATAGATGGGGGAGGGGTGTGAAAATTTCAAGTAAAAGCGCTGGTAAACAGCGCTAAAATATAGAAATCTAATTATTTCTATATAGGTTACTTATTCCAGAACCAAATATTACAGCCTATGATCTTTTGGCGTTTTAGTAAGTTTTTATCACTTTCGGCTTTACGTTTTGTTTCATAGGGACCTAAACGCACTTTAAACCAAGAGCCTTGATGTTTTATAAATGAGATAATGCCAGTAAAAGCAATTTTAGCTTTTAATGTTTCAGCTTGCTCTCTTGATTTATAAGAGCCACACTGCATAACATAAGGCCCTTTTTGTGCCATTTCAGTGACTTCAACTTTTACTAAGTCAGGCTCTTTTATGGCTTGTATAAAATCAGAATCTATAGGTTTTTTCAGTGCTTCTTTTTTTACAGCTTTGACTTTTTTTGCTTCAGATTGCAACTTTTCTTCGCTGTTAGTAAATACGTAAAATAAACCGTAAATGAATGCAAAGAGCAGTGTTAAAGCAACTAAAATCCAACCAATAGGTTTCTTTTTAGCTGCCTTCTTTTTTGATTTATTCGGGCGTTTTTTATTTATAAAATCGTGTTGTGCCATTTTTTATTTAACTATGCCTTGTATCTGATGTATCTAAAATTTTTATGCCATATCAATTGGGTCAACATCTAAACTCCATCTCACTTTGGCTGCTAACTTACTTTTTGATAAGTAATCAACTAGTTGAGAAAGGTATTGATGTAAATTATTTCTATTATCAGATTGTATATGTATCTGATATCGAAATTTACCTGCTATTTTTTCTAATGGAGCAGGGATTGGACCAAGCAATTGTATACCATGGAGTGATTGCTCAGGTATAAGTAAATTCAAAAAATCGAGAACTAATTGTATATCGTGTGCTTCTGCACGAAATAATGCCATAGCAGTATAGGGTGGTAATTCAGTTACTTCCCGCTCAGTGAGGGCATAACGGGCAAAGTCTTGATAGCCATTATTGATTAAATCTTGTAATAACGGATGTTCAGGAAAGTGTGTTTGCAATAAAACTTGTCCGGCTTCACCGCTGCGTCCTGCTCTGCCTGATACTTGAATTATTAACTGGGCTAAATGTTCTGTGGCTCTAAAATCACACGAATAAAGCCCTGAGTCGACATCTAAAATAATCACTAAAGAGACATCAGGAAAATGATGCCCTTTAGCGAGCATTTGTGTGCCCACTAAAATACGGGGGCCAGAAGTATTAATCTCGGTTAGTGCCTGCTCTAAACTACCTTTTTTACGTGTTGTTTCTCTGTCTATTCTATTGATAGGAATATCAGGAAACTGCTCATGTAAATATTCTTCAATTTGTTCAGTGCCTTTACCCGCTGGCATAATTTGCGTACTGCCGCAATCAGGACATTGAAATGGTGGTGGCTTTTGCTCACCACAATGATGGCAAATAAGGCTCTGTATGCTTTTATGATAAGTGGCATTGGTACTACAGCGTTCGCAATCACTTAACCAACCACATTCATGGCAAATTAAAGTAGGAGAAAAACCACGGCGGTTTAAAAAAATCATGACTTGTTTCTGTTTTTTTAAATGTAGTTTTATCGTGTCTAAGCTGGCTTTTGCAATGCCTGCTTCTTCAGGTTGGCCTTTCATATCAAGTAAGTGATATTGGTTATCTGTTGCTGTTTGCGCACGGTTAGCCAAAGTTAATAATTGGTATTTGTTTGCCAAGGCTTTATGTAAGGTTTCAAGAGCGGGTGTTGCACTGCCTAAAATTAATGGAACCTGTAATTGGTGGGCACGAAATGCAGCTAAATCACGCGCATGATAACGTAATGTATCTTGTTGTTTAAATGAGTTATCGTGTTCTTCATCAACAATTATCATACCTAGTTTCGCGAATGGCGTGAAAATAGCTGAGCGAGTACCAATAACGATTGCACAGCTGCCTTTTTCACAAAAACGCCATGTTTGTAGTCGTTCGTTATCGGTTAATGCTGAATGCCATAACATGATGGGTGTATCAGGGAATCGCCGACGGAAACGGTTAACTGTTTGCGGTGTTAAGCCAATTTCCGGTACTAATACTAAGGCTTGTTTCCCTTGTTTTAATACTTGCTCTAATACTTGTAAATAAACTTCAGTTTTACCACTGCCAGTTATGCCTTCTAGCAAAAATGTTTTATAGCCTTTGCTTTGATTGATAGCAGCACAAGCAACAGCTTGCTCACTATTTAATGTTAGACGGCTTTGTACTGATAATTCTCGAGATTGCCATTGTTCATCAAATTCAATAAATTCATGAATTACTTCATTGTCGATCAGAGATTTAATGGTTTGGCTGGCAAAACCTAAAGCTTTTAGTTCTGTTATTGGTGTTTTGCCAGAGCCAAGTAAGTGCTCAACTAAAGCTTGTTGTTTTTTACCTTTTAGCGGCTTTTGTGTTTTGCCTTGTTCAGTGAGCTCTAAGTAACTAATACTGGTTTTATCTGGGCTTTTTCCTTGTCTTAATAATTTAGGCAAAGCGATTTGTAGAGTTTCACCTAAAGGGTAACAATAATATTTAGCTGCGAATTTTAACAGCGCGAGAAGCTGAGGTTGTAAAATGGGGGTATTATCTAATATTTCATCTATTTTTTTTAATTTTTTTATATCAAAATCAGATTCGTTTTTAACCTCAATTATGATGCCTATCTTTTTTTGACGTGCAAAATTCACAACGACGCGCATTCCCGGTTCTACAGTAAAAGGTAAATGCTCAGGTAGCAGGTAATCAAAAGTTTTATGTAAAGGTACTTTGATTGATACAGCAGCAATTTTCATTAATAAAAATCTTAAATATTATTATGACTCTAATTTACTAAAATCATCAGTCTCTTGATAGTTAAAATCACTGATAGACTTGTATTAATTAAATCTAATTAAGTATAAATATCGCCATCAAATATAATGCTTATAGATATAATTAATAATGCTTGAAGATCTTGGGTGATTTGTCTAAAATACGCGCCCTAACTTATCAATCAATGATTGATGTATAAATTAACAACGTATGGTACCAGACTTCGGGTTTGGAGAGCGATGCGGCCTTAACTGAGGTTTTCCAAAATGAAAAAAGATATCCATCCTAAGTACGAAACAATCAATGCAACTTGTTCATGTGGTAACAAATTTGAAATGAACTCAACTTTGTGTAAAGACATCCATTTAGATATCTGTGGTAAATGTCACCCTTTCTACACTGGTAACCAACGTGTTATCGATACAGGTGGTCGTGTTGATCGCTTCAACAAGCGTTTCGGAAGCCTTAGCAGCAAGTAATTGCCGCTTCAAGCAGAAGAAAGCACCTAAGGGTGCTTTTTTTGTGCCTAAAATTTATGAGAGTCATATATATCCACAATTTTAATGCCAATTATTAATACCAACTCTATTAATACCAACTCTATTAATACCAACTCTATTAATACCAACTCTATTAATACCAACTCTATTAATACCAATTCCGATAATTAAGTGACCAGTAAATTATCGGAAATGATATAAGTATCGATCAAATATAAATTAGGTTAAATTTTCAGAGCGTGACTCCTCAGCTTGAGAGGTTATGGAAATCTTGATACTCATTTTTATATCGCCTGACACATTTCTTCTTTTATATTTAAAAATACAATTTTATTGGGCCTGTGCGGTACTTAGTGGAAGCCGGTAAATGAATATTTTTGCAATATTTTTGAAAGAATAACTTATCTAAAAAATTACAGATTCGTTTGTAAATTATACTTTAAGTGAAACTTTGCGGTTAAATTCTGCTAAATTGCTGTCAAAGTTAGGTTTCTTTTGTTTTTTGTTTGTGATGTCAATGATTTTAACTTTAGTTATAAGTAATCTGTTTTTTATATCTAAAAGTTGTTATGTTCGCTTGTTTTATAATCTTTTTTACAATGCTAATACTTGGCGTTACAAATTGATTGCTTTTAAGTTCAGGGAAAAGTGGTCTAACTTCTGTTAAAGTTGCCGCTAAAATTAAAGTTATAAAAATTCATGATGAACAGTTGGTTTTTACTTGAATTTAAAAATAATATGCGTATTGTTGTATTTAGTGGCTTAACCTAGTCGCGACTGTTTTTATCTCTCACACTTTTAATTTCTTAGCAGGAAAAACTCACATCATGTCTGACTTCAAAGAACAAGCTTTAAAATACCACGCCGAACCCGTTCCCGGTAAAATCAGTATTGAACTAACAAAACCGGCAGAAACAGTAAACGACCTTGCATTGGCATATAGTCCAGGTGTTGCAGAGCCGGTAAGAGAAATTGCAGCAGATCCTGATAATGCATATAAATACACAGCTAAAGGTAACATGGTTGCTGTTATTTCTAATGGTACTGCTATTTTAGGTTTAGGTAATTTAGGACCACTTGCATCAAAACCAGTAATGGAAGGTAAATCACTTTTATTTAAGCGTTTTGCTAATTTAGATTCTATTGATATTGAAGTAAAACATAGAACAACAGAAGACTTTATTAATACAGTTGAAAACATCGCCGATACTTTTGGTGGCATTAATTTAGAAGACATTAAAGCACCTGAGTGTTTTGAAATTGAAAAAGCATTAATTGAACGTTGTAGTATTCCAGTATTTCATGATGATCAACACGGTACTGCAATTGTAACAGCTGCAGGCATGTTAAATGCGTTAGAAGTGCAAGGTAAAAGCATACATGATGCATTGATTGTATGTTTGGGTGCCGGTGCAGCCGCGATTGCATGTATGGAGTTATTAATAAAATGTGGCGCACAGCGTGAACACATTTACATGTTAGATCGTAAAGGCGTAATTCATACTCGTCGTGATGATTTAAATGAATATAAGCAGTTATTTGCAAACAATACTGATAAACGTACATTACAAGACGTGATTGCTGAAGCGGACGTATTTGTAGGTGTATCAGGCCCTAACTTATTATCAGCAGATGATCTTAAATTAATGGCTGATAAGCCTGTGGTATTTGCATGTTCAAATCCAGATCCTGAAATAAATCCAGAGTTAGCACATGAATCTAGAAATGATTTAATTATGGCTACAGGTCGCTCAGATTACCCTAATCAGGTTAATAATGTTTTATGTTTCCCATTTATTTTCCGCGGTGCACTTGATGTACGTGCAAGTAAAATTAATGATGAAATGAAAATTGCTGCAGTACACGCAATAAGAGATATCGCAAAAGAGCCTGTTTCAAAAGAAGTATTAAAAGCAGCGGGTGTTGATTCATTAGAGTTTGGTACAGACTACATTATACCTAAACCTATGGATCCACGTTTACTACCGCGTGTTGCTTTAGCGGTAGCACAAGCTGCTATAGATTCTGGTGTTGCGCAATTACCATTACCAATTAATTATATGCAAGACTAATTATTAGCTAATGTTTTAATAGCTAAAATTTAAAAAGGGTGATTTGAATTATTCAAATCCCCCTTTTTTGCTTGCTTCACCGTTTAGAAAACGATGATTAATTTAACAATGGCTTCAAGTAGTGCCCAGTAAATGATTTTTTATGAGCTGCAACTTCTTCAGGCGTGCCTGATACTAAGATTTCACCGCCTCCAGAACCTCCTTCAGGGCCTAGATCTACAATCCAGTCAGCAGTTTTTATAACATCTAAATTGTGCTCAATAACAACCATAGTATTGCCATGATCGCGAAGTCTATGCAGTACGGCTAATAGTTGCTGAATATCATGAAAATGTAAGCCTGTTGTAGGCTCATCTAAAATGTATAACGTTTTACCGGTATCACGTTTAGATAACTCTTTTGCTAGTTTAACTCTTTGCGCTTCACCACCTGATAGCGTGATAGCTGATTGTCCTAAGCGAATATAAGATAAACCGACATCAATTAATGTTTTTAACTTACGTGCTACTGCAGGGATTTTATCAAAGTAGGTGTAAGCATCTTCAACTGTCATATCTAATACTTGGTGAATGTTTTTACCTTTATATAAAATTTCTAAGGTTTCACGGTTATATCTTTGTGACTTACAGACATCACAAGGTACATAAACGTCAGGTAAAAAGTGCATTTCTACTTTGATCATGCCATCGCCCTGACAGGCTTCACAGCGACCACCTTTTACATTAAAACTAA is a genomic window of Pseudoalteromonas sp. '520P1 No. 423' containing:
- a CDS encoding methyl-accepting chemotaxis protein, whose translation is MGLLERLSIKMRLQINALVVGIAMLVMLFVIIFQSQTMQSLNAITSITGTLNAKELGMRKDEKDFLAYKQQTSLDKFEKKYKEMQQGVTTLKVYYEDLNVDQNKLLKFESLARQYKKDFDHVVSLQREIGLHPKDALYGELRAAVHSVEELLNEYKTYQLLSGMLQLRRNEKDFMLRSDLKYLAKFEKNIIQLEQDVSSSALSEQIKSDIKSMLVIYQNKFILLVNKSEELGLSMELGALGKMRKSIKSTDAMFEKMLSEAKEMTESTSSSAKVTAFTVFGISLLIVMSLVYLTSSSIIIPINEVCETIHKIRERNDLSLSIVEKGQDEVSAMTHDFNGLICDFKTLIFEVNSALSTLNAATEDLAETTSATSDGMQDQLHEADMVATAATQMQATIQDISHNTEAAANKAESTNVSALEGRSEVDSTVARISELSTSLGGASEVVSQLEKDGETIGSVLDVIRGIAEQTNLLALNAAIEAARAGEQGRGFAVVADEVRSLAQRTQESTQEIESIISTLQQRTQQVVSLMQQCRQQGDASSAQATKAGELLQSITEDVQNIMDMSTQIATAIDEQNLVASEVNKNVVKIRDIAEQATEHASKNAHTSEEVSEQARVLHGAIAKFKV
- a CDS encoding gamma-butyrobetaine hydroxylase-like domain-containing protein, which encodes MSILVTKFHYHKKTKLLDVYFKNTSNEITQSHFSTEFLRVHSPSAEVQGHGKEEMKLVTNKKQVKINKIEAVGHYAVKLIFDDGHDSGIYSWQYLEYLQLNQNSLWQKYLDRLTKHNASRDQIIPIRIQ
- the hslU gene encoding HslU--HslV peptidase ATPase subunit, with the translated sequence MSAMTPREIVHELDQHIIGQKNAKKAVAIALRNRWRRMQLDEDFRAEVTPKNILMIGPTGVGKTEIARRLAKLANAPFIKVEATKFTEVGYVGKEVETIIRDLADISIKLTRELETKKVKHRAEEAAEERILDALLPPAKNTFGETEPADNSSTRQVFRKKLREGKLDDKEIDIDISQSPVGVEIMAPPGMEDMTNQLQSMFQNMSNEKKSSRKLKIKEAFKLLIEEEAAKLVNPEDLKEKAIQAVEQNGIVFIDEMDKICKRGESSGPDVSREGVQRDLLPLVEGTTVSTKHGMVKTDHMLFITSGAFQMSKPSDLIPELQGRLPIRVELEALGAKDFERILTEPHASLTEQYVALLGTEGVNVEFTEESITAIAESAWRVNEKTENIGARRLHTVMERLMEEVSYDASEKAGEQLTVDAKYVEKFLGSLVENEDLSRFIL
- the hslV gene encoding ATP-dependent protease subunit HslV, coding for MTTIVSVRRGDKVVIAGDGQVSLGNTVMKGNARKVRRLYNDKVIAGFAGGTADAFTLFEKFESKLEMHQGHLTRAAVEMAKDWRSDKMLRKLEALLAVADETASLIITGNGDVIQPENDLIAIGSGGAFAQSAATALLENTELSAREIAEKSLKIAGDICVFTNHNHTIEEL
- a CDS encoding SPOR domain-containing protein: MAQHDFINKKRPNKSKKKAAKKKPIGWILVALTLLFAFIYGLFYVFTNSEEKLQSEAKKVKAVKKEALKKPIDSDFIQAIKEPDLVKVEVTEMAQKGPYVMQCGSYKSREQAETLKAKIAFTGIISFIKHQGSWFKVRLGPYETKRKAESDKNLLKRQKIIGCNIWFWNK
- the priA gene encoding primosomal protein N', encoding MKIAAVSIKVPLHKTFDYLLPEHLPFTVEPGMRVVVNFARQKKIGIIIEVKNESDFDIKKLKKIDEILDNTPILQPQLLALLKFAAKYYCYPLGETLQIALPKLLRQGKSPDKTSISYLELTEQGKTQKPLKGKKQQALVEHLLGSGKTPITELKALGFASQTIKSLIDNEVIHEFIEFDEQWQSRELSVQSRLTLNSEQAVACAAINQSKGYKTFLLEGITGSGKTEVYLQVLEQVLKQGKQALVLVPEIGLTPQTVNRFRRRFPDTPIMLWHSALTDNERLQTWRFCEKGSCAIVIGTRSAIFTPFAKLGMIIVDEEHDNSFKQQDTLRYHARDLAAFRAHQLQVPLILGSATPALETLHKALANKYQLLTLANRAQTATDNQYHLLDMKGQPEEAGIAKASLDTIKLHLKKQKQVMIFLNRRGFSPTLICHECGWLSDCERCSTNATYHKSIQSLICHHCGEQKPPPFQCPDCGSTQIMPAGKGTEQIEEYLHEQFPDIPINRIDRETTRKKGSLEQALTEINTSGPRILVGTQMLAKGHHFPDVSLVIILDVDSGLYSCDFRATEHLAQLIIQVSGRAGRSGEAGQVLLQTHFPEHPLLQDLINNGYQDFARYALTEREVTELPPYTAMALFRAEAHDIQLVLDFLNLLIPEQSLHGIQLLGPIPAPLEKIAGKFRYQIHIQSDNRNNLHQYLSQLVDYLSKSKLAAKVRWSLDVDPIDMA
- the rpmE gene encoding 50S ribosomal protein L31 translates to MKKDIHPKYETINATCSCGNKFEMNSTLCKDIHLDICGKCHPFYTGNQRVIDTGGRVDRFNKRFGSLSSK
- a CDS encoding malic enzyme-like NAD(P)-binding protein, which gives rise to MSDFKEQALKYHAEPVPGKISIELTKPAETVNDLALAYSPGVAEPVREIAADPDNAYKYTAKGNMVAVISNGTAILGLGNLGPLASKPVMEGKSLLFKRFANLDSIDIEVKHRTTEDFINTVENIADTFGGINLEDIKAPECFEIEKALIERCSIPVFHDDQHGTAIVTAAGMLNALEVQGKSIHDALIVCLGAGAAAIACMELLIKCGAQREHIYMLDRKGVIHTRRDDLNEYKQLFANNTDKRTLQDVIAEADVFVGVSGPNLLSADDLKLMADKPVVFACSNPDPEINPELAHESRNDLIMATGRSDYPNQVNNVLCFPFIFRGALDVRASKINDEMKIAAVHAIRDIAKEPVSKEVLKAAGVDSLEFGTDYIIPKPMDPRLLPRVALAVAQAAIDSGVAQLPLPINYMQD